The DNA sequence GATCTCCGTATTCCAGCCATCCGATCCCGGCTTTTCCCCCGATGACAGCTGCCCCTATCCCCGCCAGGGCGGCAATGGAGGAATAAACATCAGAACGATGCTCATATGCATTGATGATTAATGCATCGCTATTAAGCTTTTTTCCCAATTTATACTTATAACGAAACATTGCCTCTTTTACAACAATGGAAATAAGGACTGCGGCAATAGCAATAGCCTTGGGCGGCTCGATTGGATGGAAAAAAGCCTCAAAGGAAGATTTGCCGATTTCAAACCCCACAAGCATCAGCAGGACAGCAACGATGATGGCTGCAATCGATTCAGCTTTTCCATGTCCATAAGGATGGTCTTCATCGGGCGGCTGCTTGGCAGCCCTGAGCCCAATATAAACGGCAAATGACCCCGCAATGTCTGAAGCAGAATGGACCGCATCCGCGATCAGTGCACGGCTGTTGGCATAAACCCCCACTCCATACTTGAGGATTGCCAGCACAATATTTCCCACAATCCCGATCATAGCCGCAAATTCAGCCTGTTTAAAACGATCTTTGTTAGTATCCAAGTCTCAACTTCCTT is a window from the Bacillus infantis NRRL B-14911 genome containing:
- a CDS encoding cation diffusion facilitator family transporter yields the protein MIGIVGNIVLAILKYGVGVYANSRALIADAVHSASDIAGSFAVYIGLRAAKQPPDEDHPYGHGKAESIAAIIVAVLLMLVGFEIGKSSFEAFFHPIEPPKAIAIAAVLISIVVKEAMFRYKYKLGKKLNSDALIINAYEHRSDVYSSIAALAGIGAAVIGGKAGIGWLEYGDPVAGLLVSLLVIKMAWSLGKESIHNTLDHVLHDEDTEELRKAVLSVPAVKEINQLHAREHGHYVIIDLKIAVDPHMTVEEGHRVGKEVKEKLMQEKNVHNVFVHINPYNPGNPD